The following nucleotide sequence is from Borrelia puertoricensis.
GGTTAATATAGATAGGGAAGGTCTTTTTTATATTACCTTTGATAACTTAACTAAAAGTTTGTTTTCATATGACAAAATAAATGATTATACACATGAGTTTAAGACCAAGTTTGAATATAATGACAAATATTATGAGTATGTAAAGAGATATACATTTTCAAGCAAAAATGAATATTTAATCAAGCTAGAAATTTTTTTAAATAATGTTGATGCTAGTGATAATTTTGATGTTGATTTTTATAAATTTGTATTAAGTTCTGATATTGAGAATTTAAGCGAGAGAGGTAAACTGCAATATAATAATTATTTATCTCAGAGTATTTATTATGATACTAAGCTTAGATATGGTAAGGATGGTTTAAGTGTTATTAAGCCTAAGTGGGTTGGTTCGAGCACTAAATATTTTGAAGTTTTGGTTTCAAAAGAAAATATGAATGTTGAATTTAAACAAGAAAATAAAGTTTTAAAGACTTTTATTTTAAACAAAATAGTTGACGCTAATATTAGTGACACCTTTTATATTTATGCAGGTCCTAGAGATAATGGATATTTAGATATTTTTAATAAAAATAATCTAAATAGTTTTGGTTTATCTAATGTTGAATTTGGAATGTCTGTAGAGAAAAGCTTATTATACTTTATTCAAGTTCCTATGCAATTAATAATGCGAATTTTTTATAATATTATTCCTAATTGGGGACTTTCAATAATTTTTTTGACAATTGTGGTAAGAATACTTATATTTCCTTTGACTTTTAAGAGTTTTAGAGCTACAGCAGAACTTTCTAAGTTACAGCCAAAAATGAAAGAGATACAAGTAAAATTTAAAAATGATCCCAAAAGATTAAATGAGGAAATGGGTAAACTTTATAGGGAAGAAGGTGTTAATCCTCTTGGAGGATGCTTGCCTATTATTTTACAACTACCTGTGTTTTTTGCTCTTTATGGTCTTGTAAATAATTTCTTTTTGCTAAGGGGGGCTAGTTTTATTCCAGGTTGGATTGATGATTTGTCAATTGGTGATAGCATATATTATTTTGGATATAAAGTTTTTGTATGGACTGATATTAGAATTTTACCTTTTATTATGATGATTACTCAGTTATTATCTACAATAATTAGTTCTAATGTTAGTTTTAAAAATCTTGGATCACAACAGAAATTTTTATATTTTGGTATGCCTATTATGTTTTTTTTCATACTTTATGATATGCCATCAGGACTTTTAATCTATTGGATTACAACCAATATTTTTACTATTTTGCAACAATACTATATAAAGATGAATGTATCTGAAAGGAGGAACAGATGAGTTATGAATTTTATGGAAAAACAGAACAAGAAGCAATTAAAAAGGCAATGAGGGATCTTGATTTAAGAGAAGGTGAGTTTGATGTAGAGATTTTGGATAAGGAAAAGGTTGGATTTTTATTTAAAAAAGAGATGATTAAGATAAAAGTGTCTCCTCATGTGAAAGAGTACACACTAAATTCTGAGGCTCAGATTAATGAAGGTATTTATGATAAGGTTTTGGATTTTATTAAAGAAATGATAAATAAAATGGGTTATTGTGTTGATTTAAAGATTGAATCTAGAGAAGGTGAGTATATTAAGATTTCTATTGATACAGACAGTCCAAATATCTTGATTGGAAGAGAAGGAAGAAATTTAGATGCTTTGCAACTTTTGGCAAATGTTTACATGTCTAGGCTTATTGGAGACAATGGTATTTTTAATAGGATAGTATTAGATATTGAGGATTATAGAGAAAGATTTAAATCAAGATTTATTAATTTGGCAATCAATTCTTTGCATAAAGTTAAAAGGAGTAGACGTTCTATTCTTTTGCCAACAATGAATCCTTTTGAGAGAAGAATTATTCATACTACTTTAAATCGTTATAGTGATATTAAAACAGAGAGTGAGGGAGATGGAAATTTAAAGCGAGTTAGAATTTCTTATGTTAGGAATAGTAAATATAATAATAATTTTCGTAGTTATCAAAAAAGGGATTCTAATGTTAGAAAGTAAGGTTTTTTTTCTATATTTGTAAATCGATGATTTATATTCATATGTTTATCTTTTACTTAAGCGATTAATATTTAATTGGTCGATGTTTTGTAGTTATGGGGGTTAGGGTAATAAATTTATTATTTATTTAATTTAAGGGAATTATTGTATGAGAGTATTTTTAACGGGTATTGCAGGATTTATTGGATTTCATGTTGCCAAGAGGCTTGCTGATAATGGACATGAAGTTTTAGGTGTTGATGTTTTAAATGATTATTATGAACCTAATCTGAAATATGAGAGATTAGAAGTTTTAGGATTCGATCGTAAGAATATAGGTAGTGGAAAAGTTATTCAGAGTAATAAATATAATAATTTAAATTTTATTTATCTTGATATTTTGGATAAAGATAAAGTCTTATCTCTTTTTTCTGATTATGAATTTACGCATGTTTGTCATTTGGCAGCTCAGGCCGGTATTAGAGATAGTATTGAAAATCCCGATAGTTATATTTCAGTTAATATTGTTGGGTTTTTTAATGTGTTGGATGCATGCAGAATACATAAAAGTCATATTGAGCATTTTGTTTATGCTTCAACATCTGCAGTGTATGGGATAAATAAAAGGATGCCTTCAGATGAAGATAGCATTACAGATCATCCTTTAAATTTATATGCGGCTAGTAAAAAGTCTAATGAAGTTATAGCTCATGCTTACAGTTCATCTTTTAATATTCCAACAACAGGATTAAGATTTTTCACGGTTTATGGGCCTTATGGACGACCTGATATGGCATTATATTTATTTGCAGATGGGATTATGAAACAAACCCCCATTAATATTTTTAATAATGGGAATATGGCTAGAGACTTTACGTATGTAGATGATGTTGCAGATGGTGTTTATAGTGTACTTAAAAAACCAGCTGAGAGTGATGGTAATTTTGATGTACAAAATCCTAATTCTTCAAGTTCCCTTGCTCCTTATAAGATATACAATATAGGTACGGGACATTCTACTGAGCTTTTGAAGTTTATTAATGAGCTTGAGACAAATCTTGGAAATAAAGCTTGTAAAAAATTTTTACCTATGCAAAAAGCAGATGTTGTGAAGAGCTGTTGTAATATTTCAAAACTTAAAAATGATTTTGCTTATGAGTCCTTAACCTCTATTAAAGAGGGTATAAAAAGATTTGCAAATTGGTATAAATCTAAGATAGTTAAT
It contains:
- a CDS encoding NAD-dependent epimerase/dehydratase family protein; amino-acid sequence: MRVFLTGIAGFIGFHVAKRLADNGHEVLGVDVLNDYYEPNLKYERLEVLGFDRKNIGSGKVIQSNKYNNLNFIYLDILDKDKVLSLFSDYEFTHVCHLAAQAGIRDSIENPDSYISVNIVGFFNVLDACRIHKSHIEHFVYASTSAVYGINKRMPSDEDSITDHPLNLYAASKKSNEVIAHAYSSSFNIPTTGLRFFTVYGPYGRPDMALYLFADGIMKQTPINIFNNGNMARDFTYVDDVADGVYSVLKKPAESDGNFDVQNPNSSSSLAPYKIYNIGTGHSTELLKFINELETNLGNKACKKFLPMQKADVVKSCCNISKLKNDFAYESLTSIKEGIKRFANWYKSKIVN
- the jag gene encoding RNA-binding cell elongation regulator Jag/EloR; the encoded protein is MSYEFYGKTEQEAIKKAMRDLDLREGEFDVEILDKEKVGFLFKKEMIKIKVSPHVKEYTLNSEAQINEGIYDKVLDFIKEMINKMGYCVDLKIESREGEYIKISIDTDSPNILIGREGRNLDALQLLANVYMSRLIGDNGIFNRIVLDIEDYRERFKSRFINLAINSLHKVKRSRRSILLPTMNPFERRIIHTTLNRYSDIKTESEGDGNLKRVRISYVRNSKYNNNFRSYQKRDSNVRK
- the yidC gene encoding membrane protein insertase YidC, whose amino-acid sequence is MSQSKRILRAIYLSLFFIGIFMLVDDVFFSRKSPSVMDREIGFNLDRDFDVEHHSIDEDDVLSLSVNSKEIGVETSIYYATFSTFGGNLVSLKLKDHLNLERNPTEMVKVNIDREGLFYITFDNLTKSLFSYDKINDYTHEFKTKFEYNDKYYEYVKRYTFSSKNEYLIKLEIFLNNVDASDNFDVDFYKFVLSSDIENLSERGKLQYNNYLSQSIYYDTKLRYGKDGLSVIKPKWVGSSTKYFEVLVSKENMNVEFKQENKVLKTFILNKIVDANISDTFYIYAGPRDNGYLDIFNKNNLNSFGLSNVEFGMSVEKSLLYFIQVPMQLIMRIFYNIIPNWGLSIIFLTIVVRILIFPLTFKSFRATAELSKLQPKMKEIQVKFKNDPKRLNEEMGKLYREEGVNPLGGCLPIILQLPVFFALYGLVNNFFLLRGASFIPGWIDDLSIGDSIYYFGYKVFVWTDIRILPFIMMITQLLSTIISSNVSFKNLGSQQKFLYFGMPIMFFFILYDMPSGLLIYWITTNIFTILQQYYIKMNVSERRNR